A region of the Zhihengliuella halotolerans genome:
CGTCATGCCCAGCTTCTCGCGGATCGACAGGCACAGGTCCTCGAGCTCGAACCGGGTCTGCGCGTCCACGGACGCGAACGGCTCGTCCATGACCAGGACCTCCGGCCGATAGGCGAGCGCGCGGGCGATCGCCACGCGCTGCTGCATGCCTCCGGAGAGCTGCCACGGGTACTGCTTGGCCGCGTGGGAGAGCCCGACGGCGGCCAGCGCGTCCTCGATCCTGCTCGCCGTCTCCGCCGCGGGGAGGCGCATGTGCCGCAGTGGCAGCCGCACGTTCTTCTCCACGGTCAGCCACGGCATGAGCGAGCGCGAGTAGTCCTGGAAGACCAGGGCCATCTCGGCGGGCGGCCCGTGCAGCGGCTTGCCGTCGATGTACATGGCACCGCCCGTCGAGGGGTGCAGGCCGGCGAGGCATTTGAGCAGGGTCGTCTTGCCGACGCCGGACGGGCCGACGATGCAGGCGACCTCGCCTTTGTCCACGGAGAACGTCAGGTCTCCGATGATCTGCTTCTCCTGATCGCCGCGCCCGTAGGACTTGGCCAGATGTTCCACGCGCAGGCGCGGTTCGGTGTGTGTCACGGTGTCCTCCCGGAGGGACGGTTGGCGGGTGGTGTGCTCGGCGTTGCCCGAGCCGGCGTACACGGTGCTCATGCTGCGCGCTCCTGTCGTTTGGATCCGATGTACCAGGCCAGGACGCGGGAGCGGGCGGCCTCGAAGAGGATGTTCGCGGCGAAGCCGAGGAAGCCGAGCAGCAGGATGCCGGCCCACATGTCGGCGGTGAGGAAGCTCTGCTGCGCCAGCAGCGTCATGGCGCCGATGCCCTGCGCGGAGCCGAGCATCTCCGAGGCGATCATGACGATGAAGCCGATCTGCAGGCTGACCTGCATGCCGGCGGCGATCTGCGGGCCGGCCGCGGGCAGGTAGACCCGCAGCAGACGCTCGTGCCGGCGCAGCCGGTACACCGAGCACACGTCGCGCAGCCCGGTGTCGACCGCGCGGATGCCGTCGATCGTGGAGATCATGGTCGGGAAGGTGGCGGCCAACACGATCGACGTCACGCGCATCTCCTGGCCGAAGCCGATGAGCGTGATGAGGATCGGAATGAGCGCCACTGGCGGGATGCCGCGGATGAAGTGCAGGGCGGGTTCGAACATGGCCCGCAGCACGGGCACGGTGGCGATCACGAATCCGAGCACGACGCCGGCGACCACCGAGATCGTGTAGCCGATGGCCAGGTTGCCCAGGCTCAGCAGCACGTCGGAGGCGAACCGGTCGAACAGCCAGAGCGCCTGGAAGCGGTCCATGATCCGCGCCAACGGCGGGAAGAAGGCGTTGGTCGAGTTCGCGGACAGGACCCACCAGGCGGCGATGACCGCCACGGGGGTGCCGATGCCGAGGGCGAGGTTCAGGGTGCGGCGTTTCACGGCGTCTCCTTCCGGAACGACGGGTGCCAGTGCAGGACGCGGCGTTCGACGGCGGAACTGGCCCACTGCGAGGCCACGCCGAGGACGCCGAGGACCACCACGAGCGCGTAAAGCGTCGGGTAGAGCCCGCCGGCCTGCGCCTGATAGATGCTGCGCCCGAGGCCGGGGGCGCCGCCGAGCAGGCCGGCGACCACCACGATCACGAGCGAGGCCGGGGCGGAGACGCGCACGGCCGTGCCGATGAACGCCGTCGCGCCGGGCAGGACCACGCGCCACAAGGTCTCGGCACGGCCCATCCCGTAGGAGCGGGCCGTGGCCAGGGCCACCGGGTCGGCGTCGCGGACGCCGGCGATCGCCTGGATCGAGACGGTCAGCAGGCAGCCGGCGACCACGAGGAATAGCGCCATCTTCGAGGTCGGGCCGAACACCATGACGGCGAGCGGCAGGATCACGATCGGCGGGATGGGCTTGAGGAACTCGGTGATCGCGAGCGTCGCCGCCCACACGGGTTCGAACATGCCGATCAGCACGCCCAGGATCACGCCCCCGGTCACGGCGAGCGCGAGCCCGGCCGCGGCGCTGGCGACGGTCACGCCCGTGTCGGCCCAGAACGCCGGCGTGGTGAGCAGACGGGCCAGCTCGGTGAGCGTTGCCGTCACGGTCGGCAGGCCGGAACCGAAGGAGCCGGAGGCGGCGGCGAGCTGCCACGCGCCCAGCAGGATGATGGCGCCGACCGCGCCGAACACAACCTTCGCGGCGGGGGCGTCGACGTCGAGCCGTCGCCCGGCAGTGCTACTGCGCGGTGTAGACGAGATCGTCATCGAGTTCCACCTCCGACTCCAGGTAGCCGAGCTCGACGAGCGCGGTGTTGACGGCGTCGATGTCCGCCGGGTCGACCTCGCCCGGCCAGAAGCTGTCCGCGCCGCTCTCGAGCACGGCCCGGTCCACCTGGGTGAGTTCCGCGGCCTTGTCGACAGCTTCGTCGAGGTTCTCGTTGGCGTACGCGTTGGACTGGTAGATCGCGCGGACGAAGCCGGCCGCCGCTTCGGGGTTCTCCTCGGCGAACGCGCCCGAGGCGACCCAGAGGCCGATCGCTCCGTCGCCGAAGAACTGGGCGCCCGGCGCGGCGAGGTGGGTGTGGCCGTTCTCGGCCGCGGTGCTGGAGAACGGGGACACGAGCCCGGCGGCGTCGATGCGCCCCTGTTCGAGGGACTGGAGCGCCGAGGCCGGGTCGAGAACCATCCAGTTCACGGTGGCCGGGTCGCCGCCGTCGTCCAGGATCGCCTTGGCGATCGTGACCTCGAGCTGGGCGTTGCGCGCCGGCACGGAGACCGACTTGCCCTCGAGTTCGGCCGGGGACTCGATGCCGTTGCCGGCCGCGGCGAAGAGGCCCGTGTCGTCCACCTGGCTCGGATCCTCGAGTTCCGAGGTGCCGTCCGGGTAGCCGTCGGCAGCGGCGAGGATCTGCAGGTCGACGCCCTGGGAGAGGCCGTTGAGCAGCGGGATCGACGGGGTGTAGGTGATGTCGAGCTGGCCGCTCTGCGCGGCGGCGATGCCGGCGGGCGGGTTGGCGACGACGCTGGTCTCGATCTCGAGGCCCTCGTCGGCGAAGAAGCCCTGCTCGACGCCGAGCGCGATCGCCGCGTCGGAGGCGATGCCGACCGTGCCGACCGTGAGCTTGGTGGTCTCGCCCTCGCCGGTGCCGCCGTCGGCTCCGCAGCCGGTGAGGGCCGCGCCGAGCACGAGGGCCGAGCCGAGGGCCAGGATGCGCTTGTTCATGATGTTCTCCAGGTGGGTGAGGGTGTGCGGTGGGATGGTGGGTTGGTGAGTTCGGGTCAGCGCCGGTGGACGATCCGTCCGCCGGACACCGTGAGGGCCGTCGGAATCTGCAGCAGCCGACGCGGGTCCTCGGGCAGCGGCCCGGCCAGCACGCAGAGGTCGGCGAGCTGCCCCGGCGCCACGCGGCCCTTGTCGCGCTCGGCGTGGTCCTGCCAGGCCGGCGTCCCGGTCATGAGGGCCAGGGCCGTGCGGAGGGGGAGCCGTTCGTCGTCGTTGCCGCCCGGGCCAGCGGTGGTGTCGCGCGTGGCCGCTGCGATGACGCTGTGACGCCAGTCGGGTGAGGTCACGGGGGCGTCGGAGGCGATGTTGGCCGGGACGCCCGCGGCCAGCGCGCTCGCGAGCGGCTGGTGGCGGGCGAAACGCTCGCCGCCGAGCACGTCGAGCATGAGCCGGCCCGCGGCGGACCGGATGGCCGGGTTGGTGCTGTAGCCGATGCGGTGCTCGCCGAGGCGCCGCAGGGCGTCGTCGTCCGCAAACGCCCCGTGGATGATGTAGTGGCGGGCATCGCGCGGGGCGGCCGCGTTGGCCGCGGCGATCGCGTCGACGACGGCGGCGGTGGCCGCGTCCCCGGTCGCGTGCACCCCGGCCTGCAGCCCGGCCTCGTGGATCGCCGCGATGATGCCGTTCAACGCCTCGACGCGCTCCGCATCGGTGTCGCCGGCGATGACGAGGTGGCCGTGGTGGTGTCCGCACGGAGTCCGATAGGTGTCGCTCATCCACGCGCTGCCGGAGCGCGGCGTGCCGTCCGCGAAAACCTTGACGCCCCCGATGCGCAGCTGCAGCGGATCGATGCCGCGGCCCTCGAGCAGCCGCGGCAGCTCCGACGCGAGCCCGCGCCGGGTGGCCGCGGCGGTCGCTCCGCCCGTCCCGCTGAAGAGCATCAGCGCGGTGATGCGCAGCGTCAGGTCGCCGGAGACCGCGAGATCGGCGAGGAGCTCGAGCGCGGAGGCCGTGCAGGCGCCGCTGAGCAGGCTCGCTCCGCCGGGGCCGAGCCCGGGCTCGGTGAGCGAGGTGATGCCGAGCGCGTGCAGGTCCGCCTGGTGGCGCATAACGGCGTCGCGCAGCCTCTCGTGGGGCAGTTCGGGGATGCCGGCCCCCGCGAGCCCCATCGCCGCGTCGGCGAAGTGGCCCGTGGGTGTCCCGTCGGCGGCCCGGGAGACCGTGCCGCCGGCGACGTCCTCGGCGGCGTGCAGGCCGAGCCGGTCCATCGCGGCGCGGTTGAGCAGCAGCTGGTGGCCGGTCTGGTCGTAGGCCACGACGGGGGCGTCGGGTCGGACGTGCGCGAGGCGTTCGGCGCCGCCGTCGCCGAGGACCGCGCCGTCCCAGCCGTGCGCCCTGATCCAGCCGTCGGGGCCCGGCTCGAGCGCGTCCAGGAGTGCGACGACGCCGTCCCAGTCCCGCGCCGCGCCCAGCGGGGCGAGGCAGTAGCGGGCGTAGGCGCTGGCGACGAAGTGCAGGTGGGCGTCGTTGAAGCCCGGCAGGATGGCCCCGCCGGCGGCGTCGACCACCTCGGTTCCACGGCCGGCGAGGTCAGCGAGCTCGTCGCCGCCGACCGCGGTAATTCGGCAGCCGGTGATCGCGACCGCGGTGGCGTCCGCGATGTCGTCGTGCTGTGTCGCCGCGCCGAAGCCGGCGGCTGCTCCGGGGACGGGGAGCACGGGAACAGTGCCGCCCGTGATCACCAGGTCGGGTTCCGGTGTGTTCATGCTGGCCTCCTCGCCGTCGATGCGTCTGTGACTGCCGCCACACTCAAGAGTATGTCGCATGACTAAGTCACTTGACCAGCTTTTGTGAGAAGATTTTAAAGATCACAGGACCCAGGCACCCAGAACAGGGTGCCGGCGGCCCGCCGATGCGGCGCCGCATACTATGGATCAGCAGGATCCAAGGAGGACGTCGTGGGCAGGGTTTCCGCTGCAGACCGCAGCCAGCAGTTCGTTGAAGCCGCCGCGCGCGTGATCGCCCAGGAGGGCGTCACCGCGGCGACCACCCGGAGGATCGCCCAGGAGGCCGACGCCCCGCTCGCCGCCCTGCACTACTGCTTCCGCAGCAAGGAGGACCTGCTGCTGGAGGTCTACCACCACCTCAGCCGCGACTACGCCCGGCAGCTCGACCCCCTACCCGAGCACGCTGGTCTTGCCGAAGTGGTGGACCTGCACATGCGGCGGATCTGGCGGCGCATGGCCGCGTCCCCCCACGAGCAGATCACGACGTTCGAGCTACTCCTGCGCGGACAGCGACTGACGAACCCGCGCGAGCGCGACCAGGCCCAGCAGGTCAACCGGCAGATGTACGACGCGTGGATCCGCTCCACCGCTTCGATCTTCGACGCCGGCGCGGAGACCTCGGGCGTGGAACCGGCGACGGACACGATGGTCGCCGCGCGCTTCGCCGTGGCCGGGATCGACGGCATCAGCATCCAGCACTTCTCCGATCCTGACGAGGACCGTTCCTGGCTCATGATCGACAAGCTCGTCGAGGCGCTCCAGGCCCTGCTGCTGCCCCGCTAGAAGCGGCCGGCGATGCGGCGACCGCCGCTTCCCCGTTCCACCGATTGACGACGCCCGCGTGACGTGGCACACTCGTGTAATCGATTCCATGGAATCGATTACACGACCATGATCGAAGGAGCTCAGGATGCAGCCGGTGACCATCCGCGACGTCGCCCGCGCCGCCGGCGTGTCCTCGGCCACCGCCTCCCGCGTCCTCTCCGGCAACCCCGCCACGAGCGCCGCCTCCCGCGAGCGCGTCACCGCCGCGGCCGCCGAGCTCGGCTTCTCCCCCAACGCGCAGGCCCGCTCCCTGCGCTCGACGCGCACCGACAGCATCGCCCTGCTGATCTCCGACGTGCGCAACCCCTACTTCGCCGACCTCGCCCACGCCGTCGAGCAGGCCGCCCGCGCCCGCGGGCTCGTGACCTTCATCGGCAACGCGAACGAGGACCCGGCTCAGCAGGACGAGTTCCTCGACGCCATGATGTCCCGCCGCGTCGACGGCGTCCTCCTGGTCCCCCAGGGCCTGGCAGGCGGCGGCGGCGCTCAGGTGAGCCCTGCCGTCGAGCGCCTCCTGTCCCGGGACATCCCGACCGTCCTCGTCGACCGGACGCTGCCCGCCGCCGCAGCCCCGCACGTCACGGCTGAATCGGCCGCCGCGGTGCACGACGCCGTCGCGTCCCTGGCCGCGAACGGCCACCGCCGCATCGCGTTCATCGGCGGGCCTGAGCACACCTCCACCGCCGCCGAGCGCTACGGCTGCTTCCGTGCCGCGCTCGCGGACCACGGCCTCGACGCGGACGAGGCGCTGCACTTCCACGGCGACTTCCGGACCGCCTCAGGTGCCGAGGGGGCGCGCTGGCTGCTCGGGCTCGACGACCGGCCCACCGCCGTCGTCGTCGCCGACTCCCCCATGGCGATCGGCGCCCTCGCCGTGTGGCGGGAGGCCGGCGTGCGCATCGGCGTCGACCTCAGCGTCATCACGTTCGACGACATCGAGGCGTTCGCGCTGCACGACCCACCGCTGGCGACCATCAGCCACGACCTCACCGCGATGGGCCGCGGCGCCGTCGACGCCCTCGCCACGCTCATGGCCGGCGATCCCACCGGCCACACCGTCCTGACCAGCACCTTCACGGGCGGGGCCTCCATCGGCCCCGCCCGCACCTGACCTTCCCGCCGCCCGCCGTTCACCGCCGAATGGAGCCCCGCATGCAAGCGAACCCCCTGCTGAGACTGGAGAAGATCTCCAAGTCCTTCGGCCACGTCCAAGTCATCCACGACGTCACGGTCGACGTCCACCCCGGCCGCGTCACCGTCCTCCTCGGCGAGAACGGCGCGGGCAAGTCGACGCTCATCAAGATGATCGCCGGTGTGCACGCCCCGAGCGGCGGCCGGATCCTCGTCGACGGCGCCGAGGTGCGCATCCCCGACACCAAGGCGTCCGAGGCCCTCGGCATCGCGACGATCCACCAGGAGCTCAACCTGGTGCCGTCGATGACGGTCGCGGAGAACATCACGCTCGGCCGCACGCCGCGCCGCTTCGGCGTCATCAACCGGCGCAGGATGCGCGCCATCGCCCGCGAGGCCCTCGCCACGATCGGCCTCGACGTTGACGTCGACACCCCCGTCGGCGACCTCGGCATCGCCCGCCAGCAACTCGTCGAGATCGCCAAGGCACTCTCCCTCGACGCGCGGATTCTGATCCTCGACGAGCCCACCGCGGCGCTGACCACCTCCGAGATCAAGGCGCTGTTCGACGTCGTCCGCGACCTCAAGGCCCGCGGTGTCGGCATGGTCTTCATCAGCCACCACCTCGACGAGATCGCCGAGATCGGCGACGACGTGAACGTCCTGCGCGACGGCGAATTCGTCGCCCGGGTCCCCGCCGACACGCACGAGGACGAGCTCATCCGCCTCATGGTGGGCCGCAGCATCGACAAGCAGTTCCCGCGCGAACCCTCCCCAGCACCGGCGGGCGCGCCCGTGCAGCTCGACGTCTCCGCGCTCGAGGCGCCGGGGCTCGGACCGATCAGCCTGCAGGTCCGGCCCGGCGAGGTCGTGGCCCTGGCCGGGCTCATGGGTGCCGGACGGACCGAGCTGCTGCGCTGCCTCGCCGGCGCCGACGCGTACACGTCCGGCCGGGTCGAGGTCCGCGGCGAACGGCTGGCACCGTACGACGTCGCCGCCGCCACCGCTGCCGGCGTCGGCCACGTGCCGGAGGACCGCAAGATGCAGGGGCTCGTGCTCGACGCCTCCGTCGCGGAGAACATCGGCTATGCGACCGTCCGCTCGACCTCGCGCTTCGGCCTCGTTGACCGCAAGGGCCAGCGCCGGCGCGCGAGCGCCGTCGCTGAGCGCCTGCGCATCCGCATGGATTCGATCGACCAGCCCATCCGCTCGCTCTCCGGCGGCAACCAGCAGAAGGCCGTGTTCGGCCGCTGGTTCACGGCGGGGTCGAAGGTCCTGCTCCTCGACGAGCCGACGCGCGGCGTCGACGTCGGGGCGAAGGTCGAGATCTACGAGTTGATCAACGAGATCACCGCCGACGGCGGCTGCGTGCTCATGGCCTCGTCCGACCTGCCCGAGGTCCTGGGCATGGCGGACCGGATCCTCGTCATGAGCCAGGGCCGGATCGCCGGCGAGCTGCCGGCCGAGTCGGCCACCCAGGATTCGATCATGCAATTGGCGGTCTCCAACGTGAACCGCGACGAAGAACCAGCCAACCCCCAAGGAGCGACCGCATGAGCGCCGCAACGACGCGCCGACGTCTCGATATCAAGTCCTTCCTCGCCAACAACGGCGCCCTCGTGGGCCTCGTCGTCCTGTGCCTGGCCCTGTGGGCGGCGACCCCGCGCTTCCTCACGGGACCGAACCTGCTCAATGTCGGCATCCAGGTCTCCACGATCGCGGTCATGGCCTTCGGGTTGACGTTCGTGATCGTCGCCGCCGGCATCGACCTCTCGGTCGGTTCCGTCGCGGCGCTGTCCGCGATGGTCTCCGCCTACTGGGTCGGCGATCTCGCCCTGCCCGGTGCCTGGAGCATCGTGGTCGGTCTCGCCGTCGGCGCCCTGTGCGGCCTCGTCACCGGCGTCATGAGCGCGTACGGGAAACTGCCCACCTTCATCGCCTCGCTGGCGATGCTGACGATCGTCCGCGGACTGACCCTGGTGATCTCCGACGGCCGCCCGATCCCGACCTCCGACTCGGTGGCGTTCCTCGGCTCCAGCCTCGGGCCCGTGCCGATGCCGATCGTCGTCATGGTCGTCACCGGCCTGATCGCGGCCTTCGTCCTGAACCGGACCGTCGTCGGCAAGAACGCGTTCGCCGTCGGTGGCAACATCGAGGCCGCCCGGCTCTCGGGCATCCCCGTCAAGCGCGTCCTCGTGACCGTGTTCGTCATCTCCGGGCTCTTCGCCGGCCTCGCGGGCATGCTGCTCGCCGGCCGCCTCGAGTCGGCCCAGCCGACCCTCGCCACCGGCTACGAGCTCGACGCGATCGCGGCCACCGTCATCGGCGGCGCGTCCCTCGCCGGCGGCGTCGGCCGTATCACCGGCACGCTCATCGGCGCCCTCGTGCTCGCCGTCATCCGCAACGGACTGAACCTGCTCTCCGTGTCCTCGTT
Encoded here:
- a CDS encoding ABC transporter ATP-binding protein, which gives rise to MSTVYAGSGNAEHTTRQPSLREDTVTHTEPRLRVEHLAKSYGRGDQEKQIIGDLTFSVDKGEVACIVGPSGVGKTTLLKCLAGLHPSTGGAMYIDGKPLHGPPAEMALVFQDYSRSLMPWLTVEKNVRLPLRHMRLPAAETASRIEDALAAVGLSHAAKQYPWQLSGGMQQRVAIARALAYRPEVLVMDEPFASVDAQTRFELEDLCLSIREKLGMTIVVVTHDIDEAVYLSDRIIAIGGKPASVLEIIEVDLPAQRDQITTRALPAFAELRSRTLSLIRQAQK
- a CDS encoding ABC transporter permease, which gives rise to MKRRTLNLALGIGTPVAVIAAWWVLSANSTNAFFPPLARIMDRFQALWLFDRFASDVLLSLGNLAIGYTISVVAGVVLGFVIATVPVLRAMFEPALHFIRGIPPVALIPILITLIGFGQEMRVTSIVLAATFPTMISTIDGIRAVDTGLRDVCSVYRLRRHERLLRVYLPAAGPQIAAGMQVSLQIGFIVMIASEMLGSAQGIGAMTLLAQQSFLTADMWAGILLLGFLGFAANILFEAARSRVLAWYIGSKRQERAA
- a CDS encoding ABC transporter permease — protein: MTISSTPRSSTAGRRLDVDAPAAKVVFGAVGAIILLGAWQLAAASGSFGSGLPTVTATLTELARLLTTPAFWADTGVTVASAAAGLALAVTGGVILGVLIGMFEPVWAATLAITEFLKPIPPIVILPLAVMVFGPTSKMALFLVVAGCLLTVSIQAIAGVRDADPVALATARSYGMGRAETLWRVVLPGATAFIGTAVRVSAPASLVIVVVAGLLGGAPGLGRSIYQAQAGGLYPTLYALVVVLGVLGVASQWASSAVERRVLHWHPSFRKETP
- a CDS encoding ABC transporter substrate-binding protein, translating into MNKRILALGSALVLGAALTGCGADGGTGEGETTKLTVGTVGIASDAAIALGVEQGFFADEGLEIETSVVANPPAGIAAAQSGQLDITYTPSIPLLNGLSQGVDLQILAAADGYPDGTSELEDPSQVDDTGLFAAAGNGIESPAELEGKSVSVPARNAQLEVTIAKAILDDGGDPATVNWMVLDPASALQSLEQGRIDAAGLVSPFSSTAAENGHTHLAAPGAQFFGDGAIGLWVASGAFAEENPEAAAGFVRAIYQSNAYANENLDEAVDKAAELTQVDRAVLESGADSFWPGEVDPADIDAVNTALVELGYLESEVELDDDLVYTAQ
- a CDS encoding amidohydrolase, with protein sequence MNTPEPDLVITGGTVPVLPVPGAAAGFGAATQHDDIADATAVAITGCRITAVGGDELADLAGRGTEVVDAAGGAILPGFNDAHLHFVASAYARYCLAPLGAARDWDGVVALLDALEPGPDGWIRAHGWDGAVLGDGGAERLAHVRPDAPVVAYDQTGHQLLLNRAAMDRLGLHAAEDVAGGTVSRAADGTPTGHFADAAMGLAGAGIPELPHERLRDAVMRHQADLHALGITSLTEPGLGPGGASLLSGACTASALELLADLAVSGDLTLRITALMLFSGTGGATAAATRRGLASELPRLLEGRGIDPLQLRIGGVKVFADGTPRSGSAWMSDTYRTPCGHHHGHLVIAGDTDAERVEALNGIIAAIHEAGLQAGVHATGDAATAAVVDAIAAANAAAPRDARHYIIHGAFADDDALRRLGEHRIGYSTNPAIRSAAGRLMLDVLGGERFARHQPLASALAAGVPANIASDAPVTSPDWRHSVIAAATRDTTAGPGGNDDERLPLRTALALMTGTPAWQDHAERDKGRVAPGQLADLCVLAGPLPEDPRRLLQIPTALTVSGGRIVHRR
- a CDS encoding TetR/AcrR family transcriptional regulator; protein product: MGRVSAADRSQQFVEAAARVIAQEGVTAATTRRIAQEADAPLAALHYCFRSKEDLLLEVYHHLSRDYARQLDPLPEHAGLAEVVDLHMRRIWRRMAASPHEQITTFELLLRGQRLTNPRERDQAQQVNRQMYDAWIRSTASIFDAGAETSGVEPATDTMVAARFAVAGIDGISIQHFSDPDEDRSWLMIDKLVEALQALLLPR
- a CDS encoding LacI family DNA-binding transcriptional regulator yields the protein MQPVTIRDVARAAGVSSATASRVLSGNPATSAASRERVTAAAAELGFSPNAQARSLRSTRTDSIALLISDVRNPYFADLAHAVEQAARARGLVTFIGNANEDPAQQDEFLDAMMSRRVDGVLLVPQGLAGGGGAQVSPAVERLLSRDIPTVLVDRTLPAAAAPHVTAESAAAVHDAVASLAANGHRRIAFIGGPEHTSTAAERYGCFRAALADHGLDADEALHFHGDFRTASGAEGARWLLGLDDRPTAVVVADSPMAIGALAVWREAGVRIGVDLSVITFDDIEAFALHDPPLATISHDLTAMGRGAVDALATLMAGDPTGHTVLTSTFTGGASIGPART
- a CDS encoding sugar ABC transporter ATP-binding protein, translating into MQANPLLRLEKISKSFGHVQVIHDVTVDVHPGRVTVLLGENGAGKSTLIKMIAGVHAPSGGRILVDGAEVRIPDTKASEALGIATIHQELNLVPSMTVAENITLGRTPRRFGVINRRRMRAIAREALATIGLDVDVDTPVGDLGIARQQLVEIAKALSLDARILILDEPTAALTTSEIKALFDVVRDLKARGVGMVFISHHLDEIAEIGDDVNVLRDGEFVARVPADTHEDELIRLMVGRSIDKQFPREPSPAPAGAPVQLDVSALEAPGLGPISLQVRPGEVVALAGLMGAGRTELLRCLAGADAYTSGRVEVRGERLAPYDVAAATAAGVGHVPEDRKMQGLVLDASVAENIGYATVRSTSRFGLVDRKGQRRRASAVAERLRIRMDSIDQPIRSLSGGNQQKAVFGRWFTAGSKVLLLDEPTRGVDVGAKVEIYELINEITADGGCVLMASSDLPEVLGMADRILVMSQGRIAGELPAESATQDSIMQLAVSNVNRDEEPANPQGATA
- a CDS encoding ABC transporter permease, with product MSAATTRRRLDIKSFLANNGALVGLVVLCLALWAATPRFLTGPNLLNVGIQVSTIAVMAFGLTFVIVAAGIDLSVGSVAALSAMVSAYWVGDLALPGAWSIVVGLAVGALCGLVTGVMSAYGKLPTFIASLAMLTIVRGLTLVISDGRPIPTSDSVAFLGSSLGPVPMPIVVMVVTGLIAAFVLNRTVVGKNAFAVGGNIEAARLSGIPVKRVLVTVFVISGLFAGLAGMLLAGRLESAQPTLATGYELDAIAATVIGGASLAGGVGRITGTLIGALVLAVIRNGLNLLSVSSFWQQVVIGVVIALAVGFDVLRRKNVRH